A DNA window from Actinomadura coerulea contains the following coding sequences:
- a CDS encoding cytochrome P450: MHEEIFLPATYAAGVPYATFAELRAASPVAWVDEPAVGPWPAGPGYWAVFRHADVKHVLRSPDLFSSNLGATQIRDPDTPEDLAFVRAMMLNQDPPDHSRLRRIVAAAFTPRAVRALEDTINERARTLVASALGEDTDFVELAADLPVWTLAHIMGVPDSDRRLLYDWASRVIGYQDPDYAGLSTADAAATSPMAREAMKHRPSETVRPDGRPINPRSYTALADMFAYAHALAAEKRSRPSGDIMSRMLEGGLTTQEFENMFFLFAVAGNETLRNGIPGGLLTLLEHPAELARLRADPSLLPSAVEEMLRYWPPVMDFRRTATTPLALGGQNIAAGDKVVVYHASANRDETVFPSPDRFDVARTPNDHVSFGFGPHFCLGAHLARTQMRAVFRELLPHDATLTGAPVRLASNFQNGLKHLPVHLTPTP; this comes from the coding sequence ATGCACGAGGAGATCTTCCTGCCCGCCACCTACGCCGCCGGTGTCCCCTACGCGACGTTCGCCGAGCTCCGCGCCGCGTCACCCGTCGCCTGGGTGGACGAACCGGCCGTCGGCCCCTGGCCGGCGGGCCCCGGCTACTGGGCGGTCTTCCGGCACGCCGACGTCAAGCACGTCCTGCGCTCCCCGGACCTGTTCTCCTCCAACCTCGGCGCCACCCAGATCCGCGACCCCGACACGCCCGAGGACCTCGCCTTCGTCCGCGCGATGATGCTGAACCAGGACCCGCCCGACCACTCCCGCCTGCGCCGCATCGTCGCCGCCGCGTTCACCCCCCGCGCCGTCCGCGCCCTGGAGGACACGATCAACGAGCGCGCCCGCACCCTCGTGGCCTCCGCCCTCGGCGAGGACACCGACTTCGTCGAGCTCGCCGCGGACCTCCCCGTCTGGACGCTGGCCCACATCATGGGCGTCCCCGACTCCGACCGCCGCCTCCTCTACGACTGGGCGTCCCGCGTCATCGGCTACCAGGACCCCGACTACGCCGGGCTCTCCACCGCCGACGCCGCCGCGACGAGCCCCATGGCCCGCGAGGCGATGAAGCACCGCCCGTCCGAGACGGTCCGCCCCGACGGCCGCCCCATCAACCCGCGCTCCTACACGGCCCTGGCCGACATGTTCGCCTACGCCCACGCCCTCGCCGCCGAGAAGCGCTCCCGCCCGTCCGGCGACATCATGTCCCGCATGCTCGAAGGCGGGCTCACCACCCAAGAGTTCGAGAACATGTTCTTCCTCTTCGCCGTCGCCGGGAACGAGACCCTCCGCAACGGCATCCCGGGCGGCCTGCTCACCCTCCTCGAACACCCCGCCGAACTCGCCCGCCTCCGCGCCGACCCGTCCCTGCTGCCGTCCGCGGTCGAGGAGATGCTCCGCTACTGGCCCCCGGTCATGGACTTCCGCCGCACCGCCACGACGCCGCTCGCTCTCGGCGGCCAGAACATCGCGGCCGGCGACAAGGTCGTCGTCTACCACGCCTCCGCCAACCGCGACGAGACCGTCTTCCCCTCCCCCGACCGCTTCGACGTCGCCCGCACCCCCAACGACCACGTCAGCTTCGGCTTCGGCCCCCACTTCTGCCTGGGCGCCCACCTCGCCCGCACCCAGATGCGCGCTGTCTTCCGCGAACTCCTCCCCCACGACGCCACCCTCACCGGCGCCCCCGTCCGCCTGGCCTCCAACTTCCAGAACGGCCTCAAGCACCTCCCCGTCCACCTGACCCCCACCCCCTAA
- a CDS encoding hotdog fold thioesterase, which produces MTLKPEEILRDNFAPWVLDLGLVPEEVGDGTAVLRLPWSDRLAREGGALSGQALMAAADTAVVLAVSGAEGAFVPMTTVQLSTTFQRPVVGQDVLVRAELSKLGRTLAFAEIDMTADGRTAAHASAVYAIIG; this is translated from the coding sequence GTGACGTTGAAGCCTGAAGAGATCCTGCGTGACAACTTCGCGCCGTGGGTGCTCGACCTGGGCCTCGTGCCCGAGGAGGTCGGGGACGGGACGGCGGTGCTGAGGCTGCCCTGGTCCGACCGTCTCGCCAGGGAGGGCGGGGCGCTGTCGGGGCAGGCGCTGATGGCGGCGGCCGACACGGCGGTGGTGCTGGCGGTGTCGGGGGCCGAGGGGGCCTTCGTGCCGATGACGACGGTGCAGCTCAGCACGACGTTCCAGCGGCCCGTGGTGGGACAGGACGTGCTGGTGCGCGCGGAGCTGTCCAAGCTGGGCCGGACGCTGGCGTTCGCGGAGATCGACATGACCGCGGACGGGAGGACGGCCGCGCATGCCAGCGCGGTTTACGCCATCATCGGCTGA
- a CDS encoding dienelactone hydrolase family protein, whose protein sequence is MTRTEKVVVADGEFDLRVWGTRGPGVLLLQEIFGVGDYMEAVAEDLVALGFVVAAPDMFWRIEPNWSTAHNEEALPKGMSMVSQFDWEKGVEDAVAALGVLKGLPEVDKVGVLGFCFGGTLAYLVAAEAQVDSLVSYYGSGVPDMLDKLDAIQAPTQFHFGGDDAYIAREDVAKVERAVEQRDHMEIHVQEDGGHAFHNRKAPMFYQPEPAARAWRLTEEFLRRTLPV, encoded by the coding sequence ATGACGCGTACAGAGAAGGTCGTCGTCGCGGACGGCGAGTTCGACCTGCGGGTGTGGGGGACGCGCGGTCCCGGGGTCCTGCTCCTCCAGGAGATCTTCGGGGTCGGCGACTACATGGAGGCGGTCGCCGAGGACCTGGTCGCGCTGGGCTTCGTCGTGGCGGCGCCCGACATGTTCTGGCGGATCGAGCCGAACTGGTCGACCGCGCACAACGAGGAGGCCCTGCCCAAGGGGATGTCGATGGTCTCCCAGTTCGACTGGGAGAAGGGCGTAGAGGACGCTGTGGCGGCCCTAGGGGTTCTCAAGGGGCTGCCAGAGGTGGACAAGGTGGGCGTCCTGGGGTTCTGCTTCGGCGGGACGCTCGCCTACCTGGTGGCCGCCGAGGCTCAGGTCGATTCGCTCGTCTCGTACTACGGGTCCGGTGTGCCGGACATGCTGGACAAGCTCGACGCGATCCAGGCGCCCACGCAGTTCCACTTCGGCGGTGACGACGCGTACATCGCCCGGGAGGACGTCGCCAAGGTGGAGCGTGCGGTCGAGCAGAGGGACCACATGGAAATCCACGTCCAGGAGGACGGCGGGCACGCGTTCCACAACCGCAAGGCGCCGATGTTCTACCAGCCGGAGCCTGCCGCGCGCGCTTGGCGGCTCACTGAGGAGTTTCTGCGGCGGACCCTGCCGGTTTAG
- a CDS encoding C40 family peptidase has product MSGLVLTTTAALGASVLAAGPVHAAAPQRATLAAAPASTVTTTTLTAKQARIAKQRKRADYAVKYAAKQIGDPYRYGGTGPGSWDCSGLAGGSWRKAGVKLPRTTQQIYKAVHKKVSWKGAVKGDLLFFYGGRSHMGIYAGHGYMIHAPSSGKRVKKIKLNGYYKRNFHGAVRPGI; this is encoded by the coding sequence GTGAGCGGGCTCGTGCTCACCACGACCGCCGCGCTCGGCGCGTCCGTCCTTGCGGCGGGGCCCGTGCATGCCGCGGCGCCGCAGCGGGCGACCCTCGCCGCGGCACCGGCCTCGACGGTCACCACCACGACCCTCACCGCCAAGCAGGCCCGGATCGCCAAGCAGAGGAAGCGCGCCGACTACGCCGTGAAGTACGCGGCCAAGCAGATCGGCGACCCCTACCGCTACGGCGGGACGGGCCCCGGTTCCTGGGACTGCTCCGGGCTCGCCGGAGGATCCTGGCGCAAGGCCGGGGTGAAGCTCCCCCGGACCACCCAGCAGATCTACAAGGCGGTCCACAAGAAGGTCTCCTGGAAGGGCGCCGTCAAGGGCGACCTGCTGTTCTTCTACGGCGGCAGGAGCCACATGGGCATCTACGCCGGCCACGGCTACATGATCCACGCGCCGAGCTCCGGCAAGCGCGTCAAGAAGATCAAGCTGAACGGCTACTACAAGCGCAACTTCCACGGCGCCGTCCGGCCGGGCATCTGA
- a CDS encoding glycoside hydrolase family 1 protein, whose amino-acid sequence MSVSGGSPVFGRPRRARPVHLLSALGLAAALALTSASPATAAAPTATGKATTGKPATGKFPPGFLWGVATSGFQSEGSFPDSNWTRYADRKAGGATDPYGNSVDFRHRYPSDLKLARGLGANVFRTSIEWSRVEPRRGHRDPEAIAYYDDLVRRVKAAGMRPMLTLDHWVYPGWVADQGAWDNPRTQDDWLRNARFVVDRYKRQGVVWITFNEASAYIYKELTARPMDLGQMMKMRDALVRTHRAAYDMIHAVDPGAPVSSNVAYGSPVNGIFDAALFNEVTDKIDFIGIDYYYGANLQNGTAAYALMGEFWKIDPEPEGLYYVLRNYQRRLPNLPVYIVENGMATDNGKPRQDGYTRSDHLRDHIYWIQRAMADGVKMMGYNYWSLTDNYEWGSYRPRFGLYTVDALTDPSLARRPTDAVPTYRSIIANRGVPAGYVPVRKPGWCSIEDPVATCLGTTPTPPASYRRAA is encoded by the coding sequence ATGTCCGTCTCCGGAGGGAGTCCCGTGTTCGGCAGGCCCCGCAGAGCACGCCCCGTCCACCTCCTCTCGGCCCTGGGCCTGGCGGCCGCCCTCGCGCTGACCTCCGCGTCCCCCGCCACCGCGGCCGCCCCGACCGCCACCGGAAAGGCCACCACCGGCAAACCCGCCACCGGCAAGTTCCCGCCGGGGTTCCTCTGGGGCGTCGCCACGTCCGGCTTCCAGAGCGAGGGCTCCTTTCCCGACAGCAACTGGACGAGGTACGCCGACCGCAAGGCCGGCGGTGCCACCGACCCGTACGGCAACTCCGTCGACTTCCGGCACCGCTATCCGAGCGACCTGAAACTCGCCCGAGGGCTCGGCGCGAACGTGTTCCGGACGTCCATCGAGTGGTCCCGCGTCGAGCCGCGTCGCGGTCACCGCGACCCCGAGGCGATCGCCTACTACGACGATCTCGTCCGCCGCGTCAAGGCGGCCGGGATGCGTCCGATGCTGACGCTCGACCACTGGGTGTACCCGGGCTGGGTCGCCGACCAGGGGGCCTGGGACAACCCCCGCACGCAGGACGACTGGCTGCGCAACGCCCGCTTCGTCGTGGACAGGTACAAGCGCCAGGGGGTCGTCTGGATCACGTTCAACGAGGCCAGCGCCTACATCTACAAGGAGCTGACGGCCCGTCCGATGGACCTCGGGCAGATGATGAAGATGCGCGACGCCCTGGTCAGGACGCACCGCGCCGCCTACGACATGATCCACGCGGTGGACCCGGGCGCCCCGGTGTCCAGCAACGTCGCCTACGGGTCACCTGTCAACGGCATCTTCGACGCGGCCCTGTTCAACGAGGTCACCGACAAGATCGACTTCATCGGCATCGACTACTACTACGGCGCCAACCTCCAGAACGGGACCGCGGCCTACGCGCTCATGGGCGAGTTCTGGAAGATCGACCCCGAGCCCGAGGGGCTGTACTACGTCCTCAGGAACTACCAGCGGCGACTGCCGAACCTGCCCGTCTACATCGTCGAGAACGGCATGGCCACGGACAACGGCAAGCCGCGCCAGGACGGCTACACGCGCTCGGACCATCTGCGCGACCACATCTACTGGATCCAGCGCGCGATGGCCGACGGCGTGAAGATGATGGGCTACAACTACTGGAGCCTCACCGACAACTACGAGTGGGGCAGCTACCGGCCGCGGTTCGGCCTCTACACGGTGGACGCGCTGACCGATCCGTCCCTGGCGCGCCGTCCGACCGATGCCGTCCCGACCTACCGGTCGATCATCGCGAACCGGGGCGTCCCCGCCGGATACGTGCCGGTGCGCAAGCCCGGCTGGTGCTCGATCGAGGACCCCGTCGCCACCTGCCTCGGCACGACGCCCACCCCGCCCGCCTCCTACCGCCGCGCGGCGTGA
- a CDS encoding DNA topoisomerase IB, translated as MTELRRSDLSEPGFGRRKCGKGFVYLGLDGRTLADPEEKARIKALVIPPAWKDVWICPDSDGHIQAVGTDAAGRRQYLYHDAWREQRDREKHDHVLELAERLPKVRHTLGEYLAERRYTRERVLAAAVRLIDLGFFRIGGEAYAAENGTFGLATVLREHVTCGRDRVTFDYPAKGSKDRYQAVAEENVCKVVSGLKRRGDDSPELLAYRTPTGWHDVTTSDINEFIREVTEGDFTAKDFRTWHATVLAAVGLAVSVRAGDSETARTRAVVRVVKEVASYLGNTPAVARASYIDPRIIDLYEEGTTIAPALGRLGVDVAEGELATQGPAEQAVLDLLRAAS; from the coding sequence ATGACGGAGCTGCGACGCAGCGATCTGAGCGAGCCCGGATTCGGACGCCGGAAGTGCGGCAAGGGGTTCGTGTACCTGGGGCTCGACGGCCGGACCCTGGCCGACCCCGAGGAGAAGGCGCGGATCAAGGCCCTCGTCATCCCTCCCGCGTGGAAGGACGTCTGGATCTGCCCCGACTCCGACGGCCACATCCAGGCCGTCGGCACGGACGCCGCCGGGCGCCGCCAGTACCTCTACCACGACGCCTGGCGGGAGCAGCGCGACCGGGAGAAGCACGACCACGTCCTGGAACTGGCCGAGCGGCTGCCCAAGGTCCGCCACACGCTCGGCGAGTACCTGGCCGAACGCCGCTACACGCGCGAGCGGGTGCTCGCGGCGGCCGTCCGCCTCATCGACCTCGGGTTCTTCCGGATCGGCGGGGAGGCGTACGCGGCCGAGAACGGCACCTTCGGGCTCGCGACCGTCCTGCGCGAGCACGTCACCTGCGGGCGGGACCGGGTGACGTTCGACTATCCCGCCAAGGGCTCGAAGGACCGGTACCAGGCGGTCGCGGAAGAGAACGTGTGCAAGGTGGTGAGCGGGCTCAAGCGGCGCGGCGACGACTCGCCCGAACTGCTCGCCTACCGGACGCCCACCGGCTGGCACGACGTCACCACGTCCGACATCAACGAGTTCATCCGCGAGGTCACCGAGGGCGACTTCACCGCCAAGGACTTCCGGACGTGGCACGCCACCGTCCTCGCGGCCGTCGGGCTCGCGGTGTCGGTGCGCGCCGGGGACAGCGAGACCGCCCGCACCCGCGCGGTCGTCCGCGTCGTGAAGGAGGTCGCGTCCTACCTCGGCAACACCCCGGCCGTGGCGCGGGCGTCCTACATCGACCCCCGCATCATCGACCTGTACGAGGAGGGCACGACGATCGCGCCCGCCCTCGGGCGGCTCGGCGTGGACGTCGCCGAGGGCGAGCTGGCGACGCAGGGGCCGGCGGAGCAGGCCGTCCTCGACCTGCTCCGCGCGGCCTCCTGA
- a CDS encoding SDR family oxidoreductase: MTPEPRDEMRGYTGSGLLDGRRALVTGGDSGIGRATAVAFAKEGADVAITYLEEDEDARHTAGLVEAAGRRCVTFGGDLAEERHCREVVRHTVRDLGGLDLLVLHHGTQTPVKDVREIDDAQLRRTFEVNVFSLFWTVQEALDHLGPGSSVIITGSINGLRGNKTLIDYSASKAAAMALTTCLAQNLMDREIRVNCVAPGPVWTPLIPATFDEEKVEDFGKQAPMGRAADPDEIAPSYVFFASDRQSSYYTGQTLVPAGGEIHPG; the protein is encoded by the coding sequence ATGACGCCCGAACCTCGCGACGAGATGCGCGGCTACACCGGCAGCGGCCTGCTGGACGGCCGGCGCGCACTGGTCACCGGCGGCGACTCCGGCATCGGCCGCGCGACGGCCGTCGCGTTCGCCAAGGAGGGCGCGGACGTCGCGATCACCTACCTGGAGGAGGACGAGGACGCCCGGCACACCGCGGGCCTCGTCGAGGCCGCCGGCCGGCGGTGCGTGACGTTCGGCGGCGACCTGGCCGAGGAGCGGCACTGCCGGGAGGTGGTCCGGCACACCGTCCGCGACCTCGGCGGGCTCGACCTGCTCGTCCTGCACCACGGCACCCAGACGCCGGTGAAGGACGTGCGCGAGATCGACGACGCCCAGCTCCGGCGGACGTTCGAGGTGAACGTGTTCTCGCTGTTCTGGACCGTTCAGGAGGCCCTCGACCACCTGGGCCCCGGGTCATCCGTGATCATCACGGGGTCCATCAACGGGCTGCGCGGCAACAAGACGCTCATCGACTACTCGGCCAGCAAGGCGGCGGCGATGGCGCTGACCACGTGCCTCGCCCAGAACCTCATGGACCGCGAGATCCGGGTCAACTGCGTCGCGCCCGGCCCGGTCTGGACGCCGCTCATCCCCGCCACGTTCGACGAGGAGAAGGTCGAGGACTTCGGAAAGCAGGCCCCGATGGGACGCGCGGCCGACCCCGACGAGATCGCGCCGTCCTACGTCTTCTTCGCCTCCGACCGCCAGTCGTCCTACTACACCGGGCAGACCCTAGTCCCCGCCGGCGGTGAGATCCACCCGGGCTGA
- a CDS encoding SDR family oxidoreductase, translating into MDLNGVSAVVSGGASGLGEATVRALAAEGAKVVIADLNEDKGKALADEIGGVFVKTDVSNEEQVQAAVQAAVDSGSPLRVIVNSAGIGWASRTVNRDGTPHDLASYETVIRINLIGTFNLMRIGAAAISKTEPADEDGLRGVVINTASIAGIEGQTGQLAYSASKGGIIGMTLPAARDLAAIGVRVNTICPGIIDTPIYGEGEAAEAFKAKLAAPVPFPKRMGKASEFAHLVKSLIENDYMNGETIRFDGGIRFQPK; encoded by the coding sequence ATGGACCTGAACGGAGTTTCCGCCGTCGTATCCGGTGGCGCGAGCGGCCTCGGTGAGGCCACCGTCCGCGCGCTGGCCGCCGAAGGCGCCAAGGTGGTCATCGCCGACCTGAACGAGGACAAGGGCAAGGCCCTCGCCGACGAGATCGGCGGCGTCTTCGTCAAGACGGACGTGTCGAACGAGGAGCAGGTGCAGGCGGCGGTGCAGGCCGCCGTCGACTCCGGCTCCCCGCTGCGCGTCATCGTCAACAGCGCCGGCATCGGCTGGGCGTCGCGGACCGTGAACCGCGACGGCACCCCGCACGACCTGGCGTCCTACGAGACCGTCATCCGGATCAACCTGATCGGCACCTTCAACCTCATGCGGATCGGCGCCGCGGCCATCTCCAAGACCGAGCCCGCCGACGAGGACGGCCTGCGCGGCGTGGTGATCAACACCGCGTCCATCGCCGGCATCGAGGGGCAGACCGGGCAGCTCGCCTACTCCGCGTCCAAGGGCGGCATCATCGGCATGACGCTCCCCGCCGCGCGCGACCTCGCCGCGATCGGCGTCCGGGTCAACACGATCTGCCCCGGCATCATCGACACCCCGATCTACGGCGAGGGCGAGGCGGCCGAGGCGTTCAAGGCCAAGCTCGCCGCCCCCGTCCCGTTCCCGAAGCGGATGGGCAAGGCGTCGGAGTTCGCCCACCTGGTCAAGTCCCTGATCGAGAACGACTACATGAACGGCGAGACCATCCGCTTCGACGGCGGTATCCGCTTCCAGCCGAAGTGA
- a CDS encoding crotonase/enoyl-CoA hydratase family protein, whose amino-acid sequence MTDAVSPEGGRPPAPPGNDAVLTEEDGAVLIITINRPEARNAVNGEVAKGIAAALDELDSRKDLSIGILTGAGGTFCAGMDLKGFLTGDNPTVEGRGFAGITERPSAKPLIAAVEGYALAGGCEVALSCDMIVAARDAQFGLPEPKRGLVAAGGGLLRLPQRIPFHIAMEIALTGDKYPAERMAELGFVNRLAEPGGALAAAKELALKVAENAPLALAATKKVIVESADWTSDEAWKKQQDITLPVFMSKDAQEGPAAFAEKRKPNWKGE is encoded by the coding sequence ATGACCGATGCTGTATCGCCCGAGGGGGGACGACCCCCCGCGCCCCCCGGCAACGACGCGGTGCTGACCGAAGAAGACGGCGCGGTCCTCATCATCACCATCAACCGCCCGGAGGCCCGCAACGCGGTCAACGGCGAGGTGGCGAAGGGGATCGCGGCGGCCCTCGACGAGCTCGACTCCCGCAAGGACCTGTCCATCGGCATCCTCACCGGCGCGGGCGGGACGTTCTGTGCCGGCATGGACCTCAAGGGCTTCCTGACGGGCGACAACCCGACCGTCGAGGGGCGCGGGTTCGCCGGCATCACCGAGCGCCCGTCGGCCAAGCCGCTGATCGCCGCCGTCGAGGGCTACGCCCTGGCCGGCGGCTGCGAGGTGGCGCTGTCCTGCGACATGATCGTCGCGGCGCGGGACGCCCAGTTCGGGCTGCCCGAGCCGAAGCGCGGACTGGTCGCGGCGGGCGGCGGGCTGCTGCGGCTGCCGCAGCGCATCCCGTTCCACATCGCCATGGAGATCGCCCTCACCGGCGACAAGTACCCAGCGGAGCGGATGGCCGAGCTCGGGTTCGTCAACCGGCTCGCCGAGCCGGGCGGCGCGCTCGCCGCGGCCAAGGAGCTGGCCCTGAAGGTCGCCGAGAACGCCCCGCTGGCGCTCGCGGCGACCAAGAAGGTCATCGTCGAGTCCGCGGACTGGACGTCCGACGAGGCGTGGAAGAAGCAGCAGGACATCACCCTGCCGGTCTTCATGTCCAAGGACGCCCAGGAGGGCCCGGCGGCCTTCGCCGAGAAGCGCAAGCCGAACTGGAAGGGCGAGTAG
- a CDS encoding L,D-transpeptidase family protein, giving the protein MVFAVAAGYGTTEVVVTECVRVGRSWKALLTAPGHVGRNGYAEAGAKREGDGKSPTGSYSLTQAFGEGDPGTRLPYRRLRASGDCWGSTVGDRRYNRYYRGACLPADEDLSQIMLDGPYRQAVVIDYNRPPDSPVVQGNGSAIFMHIGAGQTAGCVSMARPVLESVMRTLRPHDRIMMGTSQALFRR; this is encoded by the coding sequence GTGGTGTTCGCCGTGGCGGCCGGGTACGGGACGACCGAGGTGGTCGTCACCGAATGCGTCCGGGTAGGGCGCTCGTGGAAGGCGCTCCTGACCGCACCGGGGCATGTGGGACGGAACGGGTACGCCGAAGCGGGCGCCAAGCGGGAGGGCGACGGCAAGTCGCCGACCGGCTCCTACAGCCTGACCCAGGCGTTCGGCGAAGGAGACCCGGGGACCCGCCTCCCCTACCGGAGGCTCCGGGCGAGCGGCGACTGCTGGGGCTCGACGGTCGGCGACCGGCGCTACAACCGCTACTACCGCGGCGCGTGCCTGCCCGCCGACGAGGACCTCTCGCAGATCATGCTGGACGGCCCCTACCGGCAGGCCGTGGTGATCGACTACAACCGGCCTCCGGACTCGCCGGTCGTCCAGGGGAACGGCTCGGCGATCTTCATGCACATCGGCGCGGGGCAGACCGCGGGGTGCGTCTCGATGGCCCGGCCCGTCCTGGAGTCCGTCATGCGGACACTGCGGCCGCACGACCGGATCATGATGGGGACGAGCCAGGCCCTGTTCCGCCGCTGA
- the arfB gene encoding alternative ribosome rescue aminoacyl-tRNA hydrolase ArfB produces the protein MPAQIHVRGSVSIPESELSWRFSRSSGPGGQHVNTSATAAELSFDVANSPSLPEPLRARALERLSGRLVRGVLMIRAEEYRSQQRNRDAARTRLATILGEATAPPPKKRIPKKVPRGINERRLENKKRRSSVKRQRNARWD, from the coding sequence ATGCCCGCCCAGATCCACGTCCGCGGCTCGGTCTCCATCCCGGAGTCCGAGCTCAGCTGGCGCTTCTCCCGCTCCTCGGGGCCGGGCGGGCAGCACGTCAACACCAGCGCCACCGCCGCCGAGCTCTCCTTCGACGTCGCGAACTCCCCGTCCCTCCCCGAGCCGCTGCGCGCCCGCGCCCTGGAGCGCCTGTCCGGCCGCCTGGTCCGCGGCGTCCTCATGATCCGCGCCGAGGAGTACCGCTCCCAGCAGCGCAACCGCGACGCGGCCCGGACCCGCCTGGCGACCATCCTGGGCGAGGCGACCGCCCCTCCCCCGAAGAAGCGCATCCCCAAGAAGGTCCCCCGCGGCATCAACGAGCGGCGGCTGGAGAACAAGAAGCGCCGCAGCAGCGTGAAGCGCCAGCGCAACGCCCGCTGGGACTGA
- a CDS encoding oxygenase MpaB family protein, whose amino-acid sequence MTVIANQHADDPADGPADGPADEGLFRDDDLIRVITREGVLIAAGGAASLLQTAHPKVAQGVYDHSYTADDPLRRLRNTMGWLYAVQFGTREEAETFSALVTKGHAAVTGPDYEANDPELQVWVAATLFAVAVQFYQLVFRRTFTDAELEEFYRQTKVYATILGCPEERMPGTYPQFREYYAGMLRTLEITDASRAIAEQVLDPRLPGGPLHAPGLAAIRLLTAGLMPAPIREQYGWTWNAARERRFRLLVGVIALVYPRLPLRVRTLPREYYLLRTRRMLAKLKRRPAAVVRGVAPDQG is encoded by the coding sequence ATGACCGTGATCGCCAATCAGCATGCCGACGACCCCGCCGACGGCCCCGCCGACGGCCCTGCCGATGAGGGGCTCTTCCGGGACGACGACCTCATCCGCGTCATCACGCGGGAGGGCGTGCTGATCGCCGCGGGCGGGGCCGCGTCGCTGCTTCAGACCGCGCATCCCAAGGTGGCGCAGGGCGTCTACGACCACAGCTACACGGCGGACGACCCGCTGCGCAGGCTGCGGAACACCATGGGCTGGCTCTACGCCGTGCAGTTCGGGACGAGGGAGGAGGCCGAGACCTTCAGCGCCCTGGTCACCAAGGGGCACGCGGCCGTCACGGGCCCCGACTACGAGGCGAACGACCCTGAGTTGCAGGTGTGGGTCGCGGCCACGCTGTTCGCGGTGGCGGTGCAGTTCTACCAGTTGGTCTTCCGGCGGACCTTCACCGACGCGGAGCTGGAGGAGTTCTACCGGCAGACCAAGGTCTACGCGACGATCCTCGGCTGCCCGGAAGAGCGGATGCCGGGGACCTACCCGCAGTTCCGCGAGTACTACGCGGGCATGCTGCGCACCTTGGAGATCACCGACGCGTCGCGGGCCATCGCCGAGCAGGTGCTCGATCCGAGGCTTCCGGGCGGGCCGCTGCACGCGCCCGGGCTGGCGGCGATCCGGCTGCTCACCGCGGGGCTGATGCCCGCGCCGATCCGCGAGCAGTACGGGTGGACGTGGAACGCGGCACGGGAACGCCGGTTCCGTCTCCTGGTCGGCGTGATCGCACTCGTGTACCCGCGGCTCCCGCTGCGCGTCCGCACGCTGCCGCGCGAGTACTACCTGCTCAGGACGCGCCGCATGCTGGCCAAGCTGAAGCGCCGCCCGGCCGCCGTCGTCCGGGGCGTGGCCCCGGACCAGGGCTGA